CAGCGGGAGGAAGCAACTCCATGCGCTTGCCGTCGCGCAGTCGCGCCTCCAACAGCAGCACTCTGACCAGCCTGCGCGATGAGCCGGATCAGCTGTTGGCCAGCCCCAGCATGGAGTCAACGGACTGGCGGCACTTCATCCGATCGGAGTCGCAGAACTCGGTGCCCTCGTGGGCTTCCTCCATCAGCCTGGATTGCCGAGCGGGCGAGGAGCCGGTCAAGGAGTTCATGAAGCACTTTACCGCTCTGCTGTTTGGCGGCTCACCGGCAGCCGTTGATCTCGAGCTGAAGTCGGAGTTTGGGGTGTTGCTGCGTCTGGAGATCGGTCGACTGTGGTTCACCCGCTTCCTCACCGAGCAGCGCCACAAGTCCAAGCGGCTCGACTCGGTCACGTTCGGCGGTCTGGCCCAGTACTTCGCCTTGGCCCTGTTCGAGTGCAGCGAGTGCGAGGATTATGGCCCGGCCGCGGTGCTGATGAACCTGTGTTTCCTCTTCTACCACGAGGTCGAGGTGCCCGGCTGCGATCCCTATCGCGAGTACCTCTTCTCCTCGCTGCGCCAGCAACCCATCTGGCAGCAGGCGCGCTACTGGAACGCCATCTTCCACGACGCCATGCAGGCGGAACGGGAGCACCGGGGTCAGAGCCAGCTGAGGCGCCAGAAGCGCcgccagcagaagcagcagcagcggcaggcagccgccggaggagcaggatcagcaaCAGGAACGGGAACAGCAGATGCGCCTGCATCCAAGTCGCAGCGCAAACAGGGCGGCgactcctcctccagctcctcgcaTCAGGCGGCTCAATCGGGCACCCCGGCAGCTCCAACCTCCACTTGCCCCGTTCCAGCCAACCGGAAGCCCAGCAAGACCAGTCTCACCCAGGCGCATTCGGTCAGGGACCAGGAGGACATTGCATTTCGGCAGCTTGGGTGAGTTCTACTTGGATCTAAAGCctgaaaaatgttcaaatatataattttatttacaggGCATTGACGTGCAATATGCACTCACTGGGAACATCCCAGGAACTGTGCCTTGACTTCCTGAAGAAGAACGTGGTGGCCCACAACCTATCCAAGGGTAACCGCATCTATCTTAATATAATCAAAAGTACTTAGGTagctaattaaattgtttttcatcCAGATAAAGCCAAACTTATCAGAGACAATATATATCGAATGTACCATGAGACGCAACTTTGGGGAGCTCGACACGCCTGAGGTGATTGAAAGGCTCCCATTAAGTAATGAAGTTTTTaactcccttttttttttcattcacAGCAGTAACAATTGTAAAAGTACCTAACAAAATCGAGTTTCAATCTTCGTCTCAACTAATGCTAAACTTTTGTCTTAAGTCAGCCGACACCTCCAAAACTAATCCTAACTAAAGTAGCAGATCAATGAAGTTTTATCTGAAATCTGGTGTTTTTACTCGCGTTGTTGTAACCGTAAAGATATTAATGCGATAGCCATTCTTGTAACTGGGTTTGTAGgctcaattaattaattcacaaattaattaattaaagaattgggaaattattatatattttttacaccTATGAAAACGAATATTATGTATTGATTTTTAGGGACGTCATCGTTAAATTATCATCATAGCTAAACAAATTGGAACCGCATATCAAAAATTAAGATTTGAATCAAAGCCAGTTACAAGAACACGAAAGATACTGCGAAAGATAAGAGGGCACTTAAACCAATACTGTATGTGTATCCATAAATTgtgataataatattttgtgatTACTTTATATAGACCTAAATATTATGCAATTATGCAGTGCATATAGTTAAAATATCGCAGTTTAAATTGTTACAAATCAAGATCAATAACTATGCTATAACTATGTTTATAACGAAAGAGATAATATTTCGTAATTGTTTAATAcattcaaattaataaaagtctAACATAATTCAAAAAGATTAAATTCCttttaattccttttaaaCTAGATTTTTTTTCGGGTCGTTATCATATAAAGCTCGCCTACAAGCAGGTCATGTTTTTTTCTCactgtaaaataaaatggaaattgtcaATGAAAACACAATATGGGTTCTTATATTCTCtgttctttatttaaaatgatacAACGCAAAAACATTATTCgcttaaatttgatttttttgtttgtgtgaaTGAATgcgtttaaaataaataaaaattttgatttgttaGTCGCATAAATATGACTGGAATTCCTTAGTTGCTGCGGTTGTTTTAAGTTGCTTTAAAAATTGCACTAATTAGAGGTTCTTGAATACTATCCagttcgaaaaaaaaataatcgaCAGTCAGCTTAGATCAAAATGTTTCGTTTTCCATGATTTGCATACGTTTGTTTAACaactataatttatttagttactTCTTTGTACAAATTGAACAAGCCTAGGCGATGTGCGGGAAACAaagaatttataaattaaaactaaattcaaCTGACAGAAAATAATGATCGTAATTACAAGaattcataataaaataatatgataaatattaataataataactgaTAGCAATAGACAAGCTAAAAGCTATAACAACAATTGCGTGTGTACGATTTGAACTTTAATTTCAAGATTTTCGACattctatttttatattaggCCAGATGTTCAGAGTTCAATTGACGGTCGGATCATTCCCttcgtataaatatatacaatacaCTTGAAAACCTAAGGTCGCTAGCTcattccatatatatatggatatggatatatatctatatctgcATATGTGTATATCTCTTTCAGTAAGGTAGGTGGTAGTTGGTCTCCGACGCGGTTGCCATATCCTCGCCCAGAATACGGCTAGTATTTGTTGCTGCGATCACAAGTTGGCGACAGGTGTCCCATTCGGCGCACTTAGTCCAGGAGGATCTGGAAGGTCACTGAGCCCTGGCGATCGCGGGCACTGCCGCTGTACTTAATGTTCTTGGCCCAGGCGCGGCACTCCACGTCCAGCATTTGACCATTGGGCGGCGAGTTGAACTGCACGGCCACCAGGGGACTCAGGTAACCCGGCTGGTTCAGTAACGGATAGTAGTAGCTTGGGAAACCTTGGCTGGGGAAGTAGCGGATGTCCTGGAAGTGCTCCTTGTCCTTGCCCATGTGACCGTTGCAGCTCACCCAAACCTGCTGCCGCTGGAGTACAGGAAGACATCACTTGAGTGAGTACAGATTGAGatacaaaaagaaatgcaTACTACTCACCTCCTCCTTTTTCGTCTCGTTGATCACCTTCTTCAGATCATCCGGCATGGTCTTCTCCCCATTTTCGTACACTTCCGGGATCCAGCCAAAGATCTTATTCAGCTTCAGGAATATGCAGGGCTGGTTCGTCTTGTAGCCGTAGTTATTGGCCTTCGAGCAGCCGCCAAACAATTCCGTGTTCACCACGCACACATCCGTGGGATCGAGCACCTGACCGAAGCCGCAGTGCTTCATGTCCCGTCCCTCGGTGTGGTTGTAGTCTGCAAAGTGACAATTTCCGGCTTAATAAGAACTCTCCGCAATTTACTTAATTGAAGTGAGCTTACCCCGGAGGAAGTCATCAATCAGCTCGATCCAGTAATCGCCCTCGGCCGGCTTCTTGCCATCGAAGGCGATCACCGATCCTCGCTCGGTCTGCTCGCTCAAGGGACGGAATCCCAGGCCGGGATTGGTGCCTATCAGCGAGTCGTGCAGCTTCCACTTGGGTTCCGTTTCGCTGACGGTGGCCAGGAGACCCTGCATGCAAATGGTGAAGAGGGCGGCCAGCACGATGTAGAAGATTGTGTAGAACAGCAGTAGCTGACCTGAAGGAAAGCAGAAGAAGTTTATGAGATTGCTTCCATAAGATAAGATCATAgttgttttaatattaatccCACTTTCCGTTCAACGTACATTTCAAGTTATAGTAAGATATTTCGAACCATCCCAATAACCAGTAGCAATTGTACCTCACGCGATTAAGATTTGATTGTTTGCCTCATTTGCAAAAATGGGGCCAAACTGGCCACTGGATGCATGGGGGATcaggaaatgggaatgggaatgaaatAAGAGATTGGGGACAGGGCTTATGCAATCTAAACGGGCACGCAGATAATCGAACGCTTACCGCGGGTGCAGTATAGTAAATACGACcacaaacaataaacagaGAGCCGGCGTTTTTCAGTATTTCAATGTCATTTACCATTGACCATTGACGACTCAGCTAGAATTCAGTGGGCTGTTTGTTGCTTCCATTCGGCCACTGGCTGGACACAGAGCACCGGACATCGGGAGCCCGACTGGGCCAAGCCCCATAGTAATTGCATAAATAAGCGCCAACATCGACAAACCGAAATTGACagcgaaaccgaaacaaacgAACGAACGATTCGATGCGATGTCAGTCCGTTGGAGCTCAAATTTCCAAACAAATTAATCGTATGAATGAATATCGAATACAATGCACGGACCCCCGGGTACAGTAGGTGACAAAGGCATGGGGAAATTACGCGATACGGGGTGGATATTGACCAGTTGGCGCCCAGCTATCGATGGGCCTTGGCGAGGTCTTTTCAAAAGAACCAGTCAAGAGGTCGACTAAAAACTACTTTGGACAGTAAATCACAATGGGGTTCCTTCATATTTGAGTGCCCAATAATTACAGTTAGGGATCGATAGAATTCACCCATGATTGGTTTAAACTCTCATTGCTAGTAGAttcgtttaaatatttcaagcaATGTTATAGTAAGTAAACTAATCACTACGATATGTTTTAGATTCCACATtgtctatatgtatatgtatttgccATCAAATATATctaagtttatttttgcattaacCCAACCAAATTTCAAATGAACCAAAAGACAATCATCGGTCTTGACCAGTTCCACCATTCCATGACAGGAGATATCAATTGGTAATCAATGGCATTGGCCATCGCTTGGTAACGACTTTTCCATATTTGAGTTTTTAGTTGCTCATCAAAATTTCAGAGTgcgccaaatggccaaatggcccGGCTGCTTGTTGCCAAGTCCAAATGGGAAATAATTGCGTTCAAGTACAAGGAAATGAGTTTGGCAATGACCACAGCGAACTCAGTCACAGACAAATGCTTGGGCAGACAGTCGCTTTCTGGTGGTCTGCTGGTGTGACGCCAGTCGTCCACCGAGCCACAGAACCACCGAGGTACAGAACCACCTAGCCACAAGCTCATTGCCAATCCCAACCGCCGCCTGGCAAGGTGGGTCGCCCAGACGGCCTGTGGCGTAGGCCATCAGTATTTAATGTGTAAGGAATTGCGGTCTACACACGCTTACGATTACATGACGGCAGAGTCCCCAAACATTCTTATGTCTTCGCCGAATGAGGGACCGCCATTGCCTTTCCCACCGAAATCGATAAGTTTACTCCACTTCAATGGCCTCTAGTacagaaatataaaatatactttcTTGTATATGTACTGTATACTGTGTAGAAGCCACTTCACATGTCTATTGCATGGTGGACAGAACTATGTATGCAGTGAATGTATTCGAAatcatgaatatatttattacatcAGTTCATTTTTCACTCCCCGGGGGGCGTTATTGCATTAGAGGCTACATCGTAAAATCATGGCTACTCgtaatttactttttattaccAAGTAAAAACTTGATGGCATATGTGACAAATGATTATTTCTTTTCATGATGATGACACCatgatataaataaattataaaacatgGAACATAGAACGCTCGCTGTATTTTCGCATACAAAACGATTCTCGATATGCTTTCCTcgggaaatattttatttttgaccAAAGAACTGAAAATAAACCTAAGAACTGGAAATGTACTGTCTGTAAGGGAGGTCAGCCAAACTTGATACGTTGTTATGAGGTGTCCAATCCACAAGTATCCTTAAGCCAAAGGACATGCGTCTTCCGTTGGCCCACAACTTATCcaacttttatataaaagtcaAACAAGATGACGGCGGGAGGTATCAAGTTTATTCATAACTGCAAATGCGACTCATAAAGGGGAACTTTACTTATATGACCTGGCACCCCCAACACCCGCACATTGTGCAACCGCTTTTGGGGGCGGATTGCTGCAACTCGGCGACGAGGCTTCTATAAAAACCCTGGACAATCACAGAGTGGACAAGGGCCTCGCTTATCCTTGTCCAGTCGTCCGTCCGCCAATGCGGTAAACAAACTTAAAGAACTCGTGATCCATATAAATACGCCACTCCCGCCCGTGCCACGgacatccccatccccatttccacccccatccccattcctaTCCCCATCCCCAGGAAACCCAACCCAAAAGTGCTGGAAACGCTAGTCGGTTTGCATGACCAACGATTGAGAACCTCGCTGCGTTCCAGGCGTCATCCAAGTGTAACCACCAAGGCCAGCGGAACTTAATAATTTAGTTACGTGCTGGAGGCACATATGGCCAGAATCCAGGACACCTCAGCACAAGCTCTAAAAAGCACTCGCCGAGTGGCTTAATTTGCACACTTGACCAGCAAGTCGTCCAGTTGTGGGAAATCGGTTAATGGCCTGCACATGTGCAGCCACAGCTCAATTATGTAATGAGGTTGTGTCAATTTGATTCCGCAAATGTCCCACGATcatgaatacaaataattaaagagaCAGGCttagaaatatgaaaacatattactttttataaaGGTTTACACATAGCCCTTAGgcgaagaaaagaaaaggcaTCCATTACCTTAAAAACattctgtttattttatgattataatttaaaatgcactAGCGCTAACATTATAATACACTTTTATTCATGAACTATTATCTTAATATCATAAGTAAAGCGAATattcagaaaaatattcaaatatttatattttatatcccACATCTTAGTAGTATGCAAAACTTGACCCCCTTTTTTCCTGTGTAGTGGAAAGCAACAATTATGACGCCACCATGCCGCAAGTCCCAGCcgagaaaggaaaacaaaacgaggCGACATAAGACGAAGATGCAACTTGTTGGTGTCTATGGCCATCTACCCCGAATCGCATCCAGCCAGATTGAGTGGGTCACGTCACCctcattaccattaccatctccatctccatccccgCCTCCATCTCCATGCCCACTGCCAGTTTCAACTCCTGTCCCGTTTCGTCCTCATTGGCAATAAGCCGTCTCCGTGGCGCCGctttatttgttgctgctcgcCGCACCCTTTGTCCATGCGtcaccaccacacacacagccatacacacacaccacacacacactgacactaTTACTAGCACCAGCACACCCAGGATCCTTGGCCATCTTTCCTTTCGGCGCCTGTGTGTGCCTGGGGCCTATAGCATACTTTGAGGCATTTTAAGTGAATTAATTTCACATGTTAACGGGGGGAAGCCCCGATGGCTACGCCCACGGCAAACATTGCAAGCGTTTAGTTTGCTGATTATTTTTCGGCCAAAACGCGGGCGTGACGAGCTATTCCAACATTAtgctttttatttccttcAGGCCAAGTTCTAAATTGCGAATTACCCGAAGAGAGCAACAAGAAATTGATCAACCGAAGGAGTTTCGGTTCGTTTTTGTTTGAGTATTGGAATATAGACTAAAATTGTATAATGCTTACATTCGCCTCGTCAGAAGATGATTATgcaaacaaatatgtgaatatttattctgaaacaaaacatttttggaatgTGAAAGCGAAATGTTTGAAATACGAAGTAATACCAAGCAAAtcctcaaaaaaaaaaaaaaaattttggaATAGCCTTTTATAATTCTGTAGTATGAGatcaaaaatgaaatagtATCTGTGTAAACTTTCGattgaaaaactaatttaattctAAATTAGCTTAAGCAAATTAGGCTCGTTTCCTGCGCATTAATGAATTGTGTATTTTATCGCAGACTTGTCGCTATCGTGACAATTAGTTAGCAGCATGTCAATGTAATCAGactggggggcgtggcggggcgATTAATGGGGAAATCGGATGTAGCCGGAAAAATGCGGTTCTAGCCGGTTTGAGCCCGATTCCAGAAACTGGCTAGGGCAGCGATTTGCCTGCCTTTCCTGCTGCTTTGCGGTTGCATCGATCTGATAACCGCCTCGGTAATTTCATTACAGAAATCCAACTTAATCAAAAATCTGACTAAATTAAGCACGCAAAAATAAAGTTTCTGCTTGGTAAATCATACTTATGTGATACATATTACATCAAagttattatataattatgttACCACTACTTTCATTATAGCAGGAAAGGCATTCAAATTTTTGAAGCTAAATGCGCTGTAGAGAATGAAAATGTGTAGCAAAGCGAAAGTATTtcgaaaacccaaaaagtAATCATGAACCCACTGAACCGGTTCTGTGAGAAGGTTCATCCACacctaaaaaaaatacaaccgGCACGAAACTAAACAAGTTCTCATTGCGTTAATTAATGGAAAGCAAAGCCTAGCCAACCGTCCAGTGATTTCAGTctgatttcatttgaaatcGGATTTATTCGTATAGCGATCGTAGATCAGATTCAGCATTTTTGATCtgctttgtttgcattttgtctGTATAGAATTTTGCCACTTTTCTTTACATTGCTCGTGGGGTCGTTgccatttaatttccattaatTTCTACTAATGTCCTGCACACGACTGAAATTACCGAGCATTAGGCAGTGAAAAATCAAAGGACATGCACCACGAGCTGTGCTTAATGATAGGAATTAGCTGAAGGCCAAACACTTTACCCACTGTATATTCAGTTAAGcaaatagttttatatttcCTCTATTAAATGCCGCCATATGTTGTATGTGGCAGGTGTATCAATAGTTCTTAAGTTCTTTGCCGATTTAACTGAGAATTAGGAGAATTAGTATAAAATGTCTGAATTAGCATAAAAAGTTATTAGAGCTTTTCGGGGGTACACCTTTGGCGtaaaggtaaataaattatacatcaatttaaacattttgataAACTTGACGCGAACTTGGCCAgcttaattaaaaccaaacaaatgaCGTCAAGGGAACTTTTCAGCGAGCTGCCGATAAGCGAAGTACCCACAAATATGCTAAACACTTTTTATAATTGGTAGTGTTTCAGCAATTTGTTGAACGATcgacatatatttttaaaatatacattaatatCGTGAGAGCGTAAAGTCTCACTATGCCTCTCAGTGCGAAACCTTGAATTTGTTTACAGAACCCATTAAAAGAAGGCAAATATTATAGGCGATAAAAGCAAAGTGCTCTCTCCTCACAACCTCACTCCTCATCCCTCACGTATTCCCCAATTCCCTACCTTGTGAACGTGGATCCGTGTCCATTTTCAAAACTCAAGAATTCGCAATAACGTTGAAATATGCTAGCACAATTAAAAAGGCAATTCAACCAATTTGTAGATCGAACGTGTGAGGCTAAATAAACATATAGTATGTTTAATGCTTGATTCCAAAACTTTCCAGATTCTTTTTACTTAGCCTCTATCTCGTTGCCAACGGTTGCTCAAGGTGattatatttcttaattatACTTTTATGACTGCATTAAAAAATCCCACTTCATCAGGTTGTCTCGTAATTAGTTTATCTGTTTTATGGCGTTGACTAAACATTTTTGAGATTCTCGTAGCCGATTCTCCAGTTCATCCCGCTTCCCACATTATGACTCGCCAAATCTACTGATAAGCCTGTAAATACTACCCATATATAGTACCATATGACAGACAAGTGTCTGGTTTTATATACAACAAACAATCGCATTTTTGTTTCTATGTGGAGAGCGAGCGCGAAGTGGATGCAGATATCTCATTAGAGGGGCTTGCACGGAGCTCTTTTCTGCAGATTAGTACAGAGTGCGTATAAGTCGGGTTACTACATGGAAATTTGGGAACTAGCTTATAAAAAACTCTATATTTTTCccattaaaaaaatgcaacaaTTCTTGATTCActcaaattgtaattaaaaaccacAAACCGACACTATGATTGGCTTTTTCATGGATTCAAAGGTCTAAAAATGAGtcacatttgtttttgtcataTCCTTTTGATGGAACATAGTTCTGAAACTTTATTCACCTATTCATTTTAAAGTTGTCTAGTGATTATAGAGTCTTCAATAAAGTTGAGAAGAACTTACTCCAGTTTTTGCCGGTGCGTCCGAAGAAGGTGCCTTCCTGGGGATCGTAGATCATTTCCGATAAGGTTTGCTTCTTCGCTGGCTGCGGGAATTCGAATTCGCCCTTTCCGTTATTCTTTGACATTTcgccgcttttcttttgcactTGTTTACGGTTAGCTTTTCAgtattcaattcgattcgatttgattcgaAAATTTGGTTTATATTTTTCGTTGATGACGTGGACGGCGCGAAGGCTACGAAAACtgatttatgtatatgtacgttGTGCTGTGTATATGCGATGATTCAGCAGACTCGAAACAGTATTCTCATTTATTTTCGCACTCGCAGCACtcttgaatatttttgaaaaacgtgTAATTATGCAATTGCGCCTCGAATGCTCAACTGgtcttaaaattaaaaaaataattcaaaaccGATTTTGGGCCGCGAATGAAACGGATTCagaagcacacacaaacgGGCTGGGAGCCACGAGAAGTTGTTGCCAACTCTTGGTTTCCCTGCTTCCTGCGATTCGAATAGCGATGCGTGCTGCGTGTTGCGCTCTCGGCGAAAGATCACCAACTAACCGAACGCAGTCCCAAGTTCCCCAGCAAGGCGGAAACTCAGCGCCAGTGTTCTTCGCCCCTCAACACTCACACAGGCATACCACGCTCCTCACTCTTTCTCTCTCACTGGTTTCTCGCAACAAAAGCCTCAAGATAAGAGTGATGGAGCACTGAGAGAATCGGGTATAGTTTCGAAAAAATAGTAAAACCAAGTAATAAAAGAGCAAACATGACTTCAGACCAAATGGACTCAAAACAAATTCAGACAAATTGTAgactttgttatttttatagcATATTTCCGATTCGAAATCGTCTAAAAATGCATCGGTTCCTCTTTATTTGTTGATATCAGTAATAACTTAAAACCAGTTTGGTTGTAAGAAATTCTTACAGAACATTACTCATCCGCCATGTTAGCTAGCGTTTTGGCTTAAACTCTCAGATTTTATTTGTCTGACCAACAAAGACCGCcgttttcttgcagtgtaacGTCGACAGCTGTTGAACGTATTCGACACTTTGCCAAGCAACATGAAAAAGGCCAAAGCAAAAGCGTTGGGCCAGGGGGGAGGTTATGTGGCTAAGgtgggtgtttgtgtgtgtgtgtgagagctTGGGGTTTCGTGTGTGTTTTACCTTAATGTTCTCTCTATCTCGCTCCATCTCCTTCGCTGGCTACGCAAATAGAATAAATGATTGAGTGCAGACAGCGACCAGACAATAACACACCTGAGGGCAGTTGCTTGGGCCCTGCAATTCGTTGCCAGTGCAGCTAAGTGGTTTGCATTCAAAGGCAGTGGGGCCGGGGCCCCACTCCACCCTCTAAGAATGCGATGCGGCCCtgctttataaatattaaaatacaaagaGAATCACACGCACACTAGCATACTAGTCTCTCCCGTTCTCCCACTCTCCCGTTGACATGCGCGGAGAGTTGAGTACATTGGCTCCACTACACACCACACACTCCACCTACACCGCCGCCCCCTTAACAATCACTACCCACCACCATTGCTGCTCTCATTATGCTCGCGTGTTGTTGTACTCTTacgctttgttttgcttttccacGCTCTCCCCAAACGGTTGGATCAGTTTTTTGGGTGCTCCGGCTCTGGCTGTGGACTTTGGAAATTTCCACgcggaaagcgggaaaacttTCTTTGTTATTGTTCCTCAATTATTGTTCGTCGTCATCAGCATCTGGATAATGCTAAtgctgcactgaaaaaaaataaactgattctttcttttctgtatgcttaattaaAACAGATAATGACTTACCAATATTATGAAAAAGCCCGAAGGGAGACTAAAGCACAGTTGCTTTAGGATATGCTTATGCTACAAAATCAAAGGACATTTTGACGAGTGTATTAAGCGTTGTCAAGTGTCAAGAGCTTTCGAGTTGATTAATGCCCTTAAATGTGCACTTCCTCCTGCATGGCAACTCCCTTGCCCCTTGTCCCATGTCCCATGCCCCTTGAGCCCAACTCCCCCAACAATGGGTTGCCATTGCCAATTTTCCTGATTCTTGGACAGTTGCTGCTGATTGTGGGCATGGAGATGCATGGATGTTGATGTCGGCATTATGTTCTTGTATCTCGGTGCTCCATCGTTGTAATAATCACAAGTTGATTAAATTACACTTGAAAACGGCGGAGTAACTGCATTATGGAGACA
This genomic stretch from Drosophila teissieri strain GT53w chromosome 2L, Prin_Dtei_1.1, whole genome shotgun sequence harbors:
- the LOC122621882 gene encoding uncharacterized protein KIAA0513; its protein translation is MVDAKPQPPTPGAMPGTGTPPAGFAGERSKIKLFMERTPSIGALKSKFLTVLGNSNELLNGISNKLTLSSSSSDSDYCDDDEDIPKFDESIDYTKIDFEGRRVKARRAHEEIISGRYRQPNLAPRPRLEPSRGRHAASKLAGPLRSSSGSSSSSSSSDDSSSISLPEHMANRSHDVSSTTRSDSIESRHSGGYERARAIAGARRSEMDMQRDVQRIGEVGDTLPPHIDVQPPTEAEAAAAGRQQWAAGGSNSMRLPSRSRASNSSTLTSLRDEPDQLLASPSMESTDWRHFIRSESQNSVPSWASSISLDCRAGEEPVKEFMKHFTALLFGGSPAAVDLELKSEFGVLLRLEIGRLWFTRFLTEQRHKSKRLDSVTFGGLAQYFALALFECSECEDYGPAAVLMNLCFLFYHEVEVPGCDPYREYLFSSLRQQPIWQQARYWNAIFHDAMQAEREHRGQSQLRRQKRRQQKQQQRQAAAGGAGSATGTGTADAPASKSQRKQGGDSSSSSSHQAAQSGTPAAPTSTCPVPANRKPSKTSLTQAHSVRDQEDIAFRQLGALTCNMHSLGTSQELCLDFLKKNVVAHNLSKDKAKLIRDNIYRMYHETQLWGARHA
- the LOC122613469 gene encoding sodium/potassium-transporting ATPase subunit beta-1, translated to MSKNNGKGEFEFPQPAKKQTLSEMIYDPQEGTFFGRTGKNWSQLLLFYTIFYIVLAALFTICMQGLLATVSETEPKWKLHDSLIGTNPGLGFRPLSEQTERGSVIAFDGKKPAEGDYWIELIDDFLRDYNHTEGRDMKHCGFGQVLDPTDVCVVNTELFGGCSKANNYGYKTNQPCIFLKLNKIFGWIPEVYENGEKTMPDDLKKVINETKKEERQQVWVSCNGHMGKDKEHFQDIRYFPSQGFPSYYYPLLNQPGYLSPLVAVQFNSPPNGQMLDVECRAWAKNIKYSGSARDRQGSVTFQILLD